A genomic segment from Luteibacter aegosomatis encodes:
- a CDS encoding outer membrane protein, whose amino-acid sequence MHTSVLKAAVAVALLSSSFAACAESASVTQTGAFLSVTGGKSHFNVDRDPSARYPNEDSDGTGFDVLGGYRWVVARPFSLGVEGGYVNLGNTTWKGHYGGLSVQSDAREKTKVDGVLLGLNGKWDLPYEFTVTARVGVAHMRAKNDYTDVGGLIFLPPVTTRSSRSTNSNRIYGGVGFGYDFNENIGLTLSYDRYGFKIDSPTERSHDAHVGLLGLTLEYRFW is encoded by the coding sequence ATGCACACATCGGTACTCAAGGCGGCCGTCGCCGTCGCGTTGCTGTCTTCTTCGTTCGCCGCCTGCGCGGAATCCGCTTCCGTTACGCAGACGGGCGCCTTCCTATCCGTGACCGGCGGCAAATCGCACTTCAACGTGGACCGCGATCCTTCCGCTCGCTATCCGAACGAAGACAGCGACGGCACGGGTTTCGACGTGCTCGGCGGCTATCGCTGGGTGGTCGCGCGGCCGTTCTCGCTGGGCGTGGAGGGCGGCTACGTCAATCTCGGCAACACCACCTGGAAAGGGCATTACGGCGGCTTGTCGGTCCAATCCGACGCGCGCGAGAAGACGAAAGTCGATGGCGTGCTCCTCGGCCTCAACGGCAAATGGGATCTGCCCTACGAGTTCACCGTGACGGCCCGCGTCGGCGTGGCCCACATGCGCGCCAAGAACGACTATACCGATGTCGGTGGCCTTATCTTCCTGCCGCCCGTCACGACGCGCTCCAGTCGTTCGACCAACAGCAACCGCATCTACGGCGGCGTCGGCTTCGGCTACGACTTCAACGAGAACATCGGCCTGACCCTCAGCTACGACCGTTACGGCTTCAAGATCGATAGCCCGACCGAACGTAGCCACGACGCTCATGTCGGCCTGCTTGGACTCACATTGGAATATCGCTTCTGGTAA
- a CDS encoding YadA-like family protein, whose amino-acid sequence MNKVFSKVWNRTLGQLVVASELARQPASSTVTSCVRPLKWLVLSLVFVVPHALAGTVMQCGAVGNNTATGTGCNTPATADSFSIAIGGGSGATASNISIAIGDASFASGNSSIGFGRRVNVTGNFGLGLGYQAIVSAAGGSAVGANTRASGLAAVALGGSAVDTSGAGANATGSGAIAIGGSTGTGVAAAIATGQAAIAMGVSAQSRGDSTVAIGRNASAGAGDAATDEPNSIAIGADSTGYANSVAIGSGALADQAGTLQTDGGVAIGSLARTDNSTTRAVAIGSGAIVRSATTIDGGTAIGASANVSASNGLALGTAAAATGVAAIAQGLNAAASGAGAMALGSSAVATAANAAALGISSQALGTSAVAIGNTAVANSAGDIAIGQNAVATGQAGSGSAVAIGVGNQARGAGAVAIGDPSVANGQGAIAVGFNSIATADGTTSGGAANGAVAQGNTAIAAGQGAVAIGNLTRSSGQGSVALGNASTALAAGAMAFGDSATASNAGDVALGSATTTAAAVGTAGATINGTSYTFAGTAPGSTVSIGAAGAERTLTNLAAGRISGTSTDAINGSQLFATNQALEALNTTVEAGATHYYSVNDGGTAGGNRDNDGASGLNALAAGVNSTATADNATALGQGTGVSVLGGVALGSGAVSDRAIAPVSGTITVGTNTIPFNTTDKTLLGAVSVGNATGYRQVTNVADGTEDQDAVTLRQLKGAMGSFSVTPIMYFHANSTLSDSAAIGTDAVAIGPETTVNGDNGIGMGNHAIVQQTAPGGIAIGQDTTVNLADGVALGTSATSNAIQATALGAGSQAAFVGSVALGSGSVTADRVATTGTTINGTTYTFAGGAPGSTVSVGDVGAERTITNVGAGRISGSSTDAINGSQLFATNQAIGTVGASVTNLGNTVTNLGDSIANSIGGGTTYDPTTGTINTSINYAGNTYNSVQQVFDQIGTNGIKYFHANSNLADSIAAGVNSVAVGPASVANTENAVSIGNGATAGSNIGDVALGAGSTTATAVQTAGTIIAGNAYTYAGATPTSTVSVGSAGAERTVTNVAAGQVTASSTDAVNGSQLFATNQAIDSLNTTVINNATHYYSVNDNGVTTGGNYDNDGATGLNAVASGVGSVATAAGATAVGQGTNASIDGGVALGAGAVSDRAIAPASGSITAGTHVIPFNTSDRTLLGAVSVGNATDFRQITNVADGTENQDAVTLRQLKGALSSFAVTPTEYFHANSTAADSAAIGAESIAVGPETTVNGDNGIGIGNHAIVAQTAPGGTAIGQNATTNLADGVAIGTGATSNGIQAMALGAGSQAAFAGSVALGSGSSTDAAVGTASATLAGVSYDFAGATPGSTVSVGSAGTERTITNLAAGRIAGTSTDAINGSQLYATNQTLELLGSQIINLSNAINNFPGGGNTNNTYNNSGDNNTPSSATGNNSTAVGAGSSATGDNSVAIGAGSVADTSNSVSVGSAGHERTVTNVANGVRPTDAANVGQVDQALQEAKNWSKDYVDQRFQTVDRDLNRIGNRANAGVASAMAMASLPQAYQPNQNSAAVAVGSFHGETGVAVGMSTITESGRYVFKLNATTNSRGDAGAGVGAGVVW is encoded by the coding sequence ATGAACAAGGTATTTAGCAAGGTCTGGAACCGGACACTGGGTCAACTGGTCGTGGCCTCCGAACTCGCAAGACAACCTGCGAGCAGTACGGTGACTTCATGCGTGAGGCCGCTGAAGTGGCTCGTGCTGTCCTTGGTTTTCGTCGTCCCCCACGCCCTGGCCGGAACAGTCATGCAGTGTGGCGCCGTCGGCAACAACACCGCGACGGGTACAGGCTGCAACACCCCTGCGACGGCGGACTCCTTCTCCATCGCGATCGGCGGCGGTAGCGGAGCCACTGCGTCGAATATCAGCATCGCCATCGGCGACGCCTCTTTTGCGAGCGGCAACAGCTCGATCGGCTTCGGTCGTCGCGTCAACGTCACCGGAAACTTCGGTCTTGGCCTGGGATACCAGGCGATCGTTTCCGCCGCGGGCGGTTCCGCTGTGGGAGCCAACACGAGGGCGTCGGGGCTTGCCGCCGTCGCCCTGGGCGGCAGCGCGGTGGACACGAGCGGGGCGGGTGCCAATGCGACAGGCAGCGGTGCGATAGCCATCGGCGGCAGCACGGGTACGGGAGTTGCCGCGGCCATCGCCACGGGCCAGGCGGCCATTGCCATGGGCGTCAGCGCGCAGTCGCGCGGAGACAGCACGGTGGCGATCGGCCGAAACGCGTCGGCGGGAGCGGGTGACGCTGCCACGGATGAACCGAATTCGATCGCGATCGGCGCCGACAGTACGGGTTACGCAAACAGTGTAGCGATCGGCAGCGGCGCCCTCGCTGACCAGGCGGGAACGCTACAGACCGATGGCGGCGTGGCGATCGGATCACTGGCACGGACTGACAACAGCACGACGCGAGCGGTGGCGATCGGGTCCGGCGCCATCGTCCGAAGCGCGACGACGATCGATGGAGGTACGGCCATAGGCGCCAGCGCCAACGTTTCCGCCAGTAATGGCCTGGCCCTCGGCACGGCGGCGGCCGCCACGGGAGTGGCCGCCATAGCGCAAGGATTGAATGCGGCCGCCAGCGGTGCGGGCGCGATGGCGCTGGGGTCGTCGGCCGTCGCTACCGCGGCCAATGCCGCTGCCTTGGGGATCTCGTCCCAGGCCTTGGGAACCTCGGCAGTCGCCATCGGCAATACCGCGGTCGCCAACAGTGCGGGCGATATCGCCATTGGCCAGAATGCCGTTGCCACGGGACAGGCCGGTTCGGGCTCGGCGGTCGCCATCGGTGTCGGCAATCAGGCCCGCGGTGCCGGTGCCGTCGCCATCGGCGATCCGAGCGTCGCCAACGGACAGGGCGCCATCGCCGTCGGCTTCAACTCGATCGCCACGGCCGACGGCACGACCAGCGGCGGCGCCGCGAACGGCGCGGTGGCCCAGGGCAATACGGCCATCGCCGCCGGCCAGGGTGCGGTCGCCATCGGTAATCTCACCCGGTCCAGCGGCCAGGGCTCGGTCGCCTTGGGGAACGCCAGTACCGCGCTCGCCGCCGGTGCCATGGCCTTCGGTGATAGCGCTACGGCCAGCAACGCGGGCGATGTCGCACTGGGTTCCGCCACCACGACGGCGGCAGCGGTGGGCACGGCCGGGGCCACGATCAACGGCACCAGCTACACCTTCGCCGGCACCGCGCCCGGCAGTACGGTGTCGATCGGCGCGGCCGGCGCCGAACGTACGCTGACCAATCTGGCGGCCGGTCGGATCAGCGGCACCAGCACCGATGCGATCAATGGCTCCCAGCTGTTCGCCACCAACCAGGCATTGGAGGCGTTGAATACCACGGTGGAAGCCGGTGCGACTCACTATTACAGCGTGAACGACGGGGGCACGGCAGGCGGAAACCGCGACAACGACGGAGCCAGCGGGCTGAATGCACTGGCCGCCGGCGTAAATTCGACGGCGACGGCCGACAATGCCACCGCCCTCGGCCAAGGCACCGGCGTCTCGGTGCTAGGGGGCGTGGCGCTCGGTTCCGGCGCGGTGTCCGATCGGGCGATTGCCCCGGTGTCGGGCACGATCACGGTCGGAACGAACACCATTCCATTCAACACGACGGACAAGACCCTGTTGGGCGCCGTCTCGGTCGGCAACGCCACGGGCTATCGCCAGGTCACGAACGTGGCGGACGGCACCGAAGACCAGGATGCGGTGACCCTGCGTCAGTTGAAGGGCGCAATGGGTTCGTTCTCGGTCACGCCGATCATGTATTTCCACGCCAACTCCACCCTGTCCGATTCGGCCGCCATCGGTACGGACGCCGTCGCCATCGGTCCCGAGACCACAGTCAACGGCGACAACGGTATCGGCATGGGCAACCATGCGATCGTGCAGCAGACGGCGCCGGGTGGCATCGCCATCGGCCAGGACACCACGGTGAATCTCGCCGATGGCGTCGCCCTGGGCACCAGCGCGACCTCCAACGCGATCCAGGCCACGGCGCTGGGAGCCGGTTCGCAGGCGGCCTTCGTGGGAAGCGTGGCCCTGGGCTCAGGCTCGGTGACGGCCGACAGGGTCGCCACCACCGGCACGACGATCAACGGGACGACGTACACGTTCGCCGGGGGTGCGCCCGGATCCACGGTCAGCGTCGGCGACGTGGGCGCCGAACGTACCATCACCAACGTAGGCGCGGGCCGCATCAGCGGCAGCAGCACCGACGCCATCAACGGCTCGCAGTTGTTCGCCACCAACCAGGCCATCGGCACGGTCGGCGCCAGCGTCACCAATCTCGGCAACACGGTGACGAACCTGGGTGACTCCATCGCCAACAGCATCGGCGGCGGCACCACGTATGATCCGACCACGGGCACGATCAACACCAGCATCAATTACGCCGGCAATACGTATAACTCGGTGCAGCAGGTGTTCGACCAGATCGGTACGAACGGCATCAAGTATTTCCATGCCAACTCGAACCTCGCCGACTCCATCGCCGCCGGCGTGAACAGCGTGGCGGTCGGTCCGGCCTCTGTCGCCAACACGGAGAATGCCGTATCGATCGGCAATGGAGCGACAGCGGGGTCGAACATCGGCGACGTGGCGTTGGGCGCAGGGTCGACGACCGCCACGGCGGTGCAGACGGCGGGAACGATCATCGCGGGAAATGCGTACACCTACGCAGGCGCAACGCCGACCAGTACGGTGAGCGTGGGATCGGCGGGGGCCGAGCGCACCGTCACCAACGTCGCGGCCGGCCAGGTGACCGCATCGAGCACGGACGCGGTCAATGGTTCACAGCTGTTCGCCACGAACCAGGCCATCGACTCGCTCAACACCACGGTGATCAACAACGCCACGCACTACTACAGCGTGAACGACAACGGCGTCACCACGGGCGGGAACTACGACAACGACGGTGCCACGGGCCTGAATGCCGTGGCGTCGGGCGTCGGTTCGGTCGCCACCGCGGCCGGCGCCACGGCGGTGGGCCAGGGCACGAATGCCTCGATCGACGGTGGCGTGGCCCTGGGTGCAGGCGCGGTGTCCGATCGCGCCATCGCGCCGGCCTCCGGCTCGATCACCGCCGGCACCCACGTGATTCCCTTCAACACGAGCGATAGGACGCTGCTCGGCGCGGTGTCGGTAGGCAACGCGACCGATTTTCGCCAGATCACCAACGTGGCCGACGGTACGGAGAATCAGGACGCGGTGACGTTACGCCAGCTGAAGGGGGCACTCAGCTCGTTCGCGGTCACGCCAACCGAGTATTTCCACGCCAACTCGACGGCGGCGGATTCGGCGGCGATCGGCGCGGAATCCATTGCCGTGGGGCCGGAGACCACGGTCAACGGCGACAACGGCATCGGTATCGGCAACCACGCGATAGTCGCGCAAACCGCCCCGGGCGGCACGGCCATCGGGCAAAACGCCACGACCAACCTGGCGGACGGCGTAGCGATCGGCACCGGCGCTACCTCCAACGGCATCCAGGCGATGGCGCTGGGCGCAGGCTCGCAGGCCGCGTTCGCCGGCAGCGTGGCATTGGGTTCGGGATCCTCCACGGACGCCGCGGTGGGTACGGCCAGCGCCACGCTCGCAGGCGTCAGCTACGACTTCGCCGGCGCCACGCCGGGCTCGACCGTCAGCGTGGGCAGCGCGGGCACCGAACGCACCATCACCAACCTTGCCGCAGGACGAATCGCCGGAACCAGCACGGACGCCATCAACGGGTCGCAGCTCTACGCGACCAACCAGACGCTCGAATTGCTCGGCTCGCAGATCATCAACCTGTCAAACGCCATCAATAATTTCCCGGGTGGCGGAAATACCAATAACACGTACAACAACAGCGGCGACAACAACACGCCGTCGTCCGCCACGGGCAACAATTCGACGGCGGTCGGTGCCGGGTCGAGCGCGACGGGTGACAACAGCGTCGCCATCGGTGCGGGCTCGGTCGCCGACACGTCCAACTCGGTGTCGGTGGGCTCGGCGGGCCACGAGCGCACCGTCACCAACGTGGCGAACGGTGTCCGCCCGACCGATGCCGCGAACGTCGGCCAGGTGGACCAGGCGCTGCAAGAGGCCAAGAACTGGTCGAAGGATTACGTCGACCAGCGTTTCCAGACGGTCGACCGAGACCTCAACCGGATCGGCAATCGCGCCAACGCGGGCGTGGCTTCCGCCATGGCCATGGCCAGCCTACCGCAGGCCTACCAGCCCAACCAGAATTCGGCAGCCGTCGCCGTGGGCAGTTTTCATGGCGAGACCGGCGTCGCCGTCGGCATGTCGACCATTACCGAAAGCGGGCGCTACGTGTTCAAGCTCAACGCCACGACCAATTCGCGTGGCGATGCGGGCGCGGGCGTCGGCGCGGGCGTGGTGTGGTGA
- a CDS encoding OmpA family protein — translation MRNPMKGIMPVVVTLVLAACGNVSHDVARDGHDAGQLVWPEVDRVTPMHKGGTFPNLTNLRQMKAGLNKQQVSDLIGFPHFSEGIWGVREWNYVFNFRKPGSDDVTVCRYKVLFDDDKLARSFYWMPATCADVLNETTPPPAPAASAPVAPQETRVLSTDALFAFDSAELSPAGKASLDEMASTLRDQGETLRSVRIAGYTDRIGGDAYNLDLSQRRADAVKVYLIARGVPADRVVAQGLGEADPLKRCEDAPRGALIECLAPNRRVEIRVTGMH, via the coding sequence ATGCGCAATCCAATGAAAGGCATCATGCCGGTCGTGGTCACCCTGGTCCTGGCCGCCTGCGGTAACGTCAGCCACGACGTGGCAAGGGATGGCCACGACGCAGGCCAACTCGTGTGGCCGGAGGTGGATCGTGTCACGCCCATGCACAAAGGCGGCACGTTCCCCAATCTGACGAACCTGCGCCAGATGAAAGCCGGCCTCAACAAGCAGCAGGTGTCCGACCTGATCGGCTTTCCGCACTTCAGCGAGGGCATCTGGGGTGTAAGGGAGTGGAACTACGTGTTCAACTTCCGCAAGCCCGGGAGCGACGACGTGACCGTCTGCCGATACAAGGTACTGTTCGACGACGATAAACTGGCTCGCAGCTTCTATTGGATGCCCGCGACGTGCGCCGACGTGCTCAACGAAACAACGCCACCGCCTGCACCGGCGGCATCCGCTCCCGTCGCGCCACAGGAAACGCGCGTACTGTCTACCGACGCGCTCTTCGCGTTCGACAGTGCCGAGCTGTCACCTGCCGGCAAGGCGAGCCTGGACGAGATGGCGTCGACCTTGCGGGATCAGGGTGAAACGCTGCGGTCCGTGCGAATCGCCGGCTATACCGATCGCATCGGCGGCGATGCCTATAATCTCGACTTGTCGCAGCGCCGCGCCGATGCGGTAAAGGTGTATCTGATAGCACGAGGCGTTCCCGCCGACCGCGTGGTCGCGCAGGGGCTGGGCGAGGCCGACCCACTGAAACGCTGCGAGGACGCACCGCGGGGAGCGCTTATCGAATGCCTCGCGCCCAATCGTCGCGTCGAGATCCGGGTGACCGGCATGCATTAG
- a CDS encoding glutathione S-transferase family protein, whose amino-acid sequence MTADLSGFPVAQRWPAAHPDRLQLYSLNTPNGVKVSIMLEELGLPYEPHLVDIMKNESKSPEFESLNPNGKIPAIVDPDGPGGKPMGLTESGAILQYLAEKTGKFIPSDPARRWETIQWLHFQMSGIGPMFGQVGFFNKFAGRAFEDKRPLERYVGESKRLLGILDKRLDGRTWIMGDDYTIADIATLGWVNNLITFYEARELVGFDDYPNVAAWLERGMSRPAVQRGLKIPSR is encoded by the coding sequence ATGACCGCCGATCTCTCCGGTTTTCCCGTCGCGCAACGCTGGCCGGCGGCGCATCCGGACCGCCTGCAGCTGTATTCGCTCAACACGCCCAACGGCGTGAAGGTGTCGATCATGCTCGAGGAGCTGGGCCTGCCTTACGAGCCGCACCTCGTCGACATCATGAAGAACGAGAGCAAGTCGCCCGAGTTCGAATCGCTCAATCCCAATGGCAAGATTCCCGCCATCGTCGATCCCGACGGCCCGGGCGGCAAGCCGATGGGCCTCACCGAATCCGGTGCGATCCTGCAATACCTCGCCGAGAAGACCGGCAAGTTCATCCCGAGCGATCCGGCGCGGCGTTGGGAAACCATCCAGTGGCTGCACTTCCAGATGTCCGGCATCGGCCCGATGTTCGGGCAGGTGGGTTTCTTCAACAAGTTCGCCGGCCGCGCCTTCGAGGACAAGCGCCCGTTGGAACGCTACGTCGGCGAGTCGAAGCGCCTGCTGGGCATCCTCGACAAGCGGCTCGACGGTCGCACGTGGATCATGGGCGACGACTACACCATCGCCGACATCGCCACGCTCGGCTGGGTGAACAACCTCATCACCTTTTACGAAGCGCGTGAGCTCGTGGGCTTCGACGATTATCCGAACGTCGCGGCGTGGCTCGAACGCGGCATGTCGCGCCCGGCGGTGCAGCGCGGGTTGAAGATTCCGTCGCGGTAA